The genome window AGCTAACTCACTTTGGCTTCTACCTACCCCTCTATTTCGCCTTTCCACCTGACAAAAGTGCCGCCGCGAAAAATATTCGCCTGACAAGTCCGACCTTTGCGGCAGCGGCGCCGGATTTTTGCTGGCGGCGTACCTTCTCTTCTTTATTCGCCTTCACTAGTATTTGAATGGACCGAAATTCAGCAATAGGCATCTTCCTGATGGCTGCCTTGCTTCTGATTTACCTGCAGTTCGCGCCCAAGCCGAAACCCGAGCCCGCGCTGCAGCCCGCCAAAACTGCCGCGGCCACGCCCGGTGCCACTCCGGTGGCTCCCGATTCGGCGGCTCTGGCCCAGCAGCTTGGCTCGTTTGCCGCCGCGGCCCAGGGCACTGCCCAAACCGCTCAGCTGCAAAACGAGAACCTGACGATTACCTTCTCGTCGAAAGGCGGCCGGATTGAGGCCGTGCGCCTGAACAAGTACAAGACCTTCCGGGGCCAGCCCCTGGATTTGCTCGATGCTCAGAGCGCCCAGCTGGATACGCGCTTCCGCACCACCGACGGCCGCCAGATCAAGCTTTCCGACCTGTACTTCCGCCCTGAGCCTCAGGGTAGCAACGAACTGCGCTTCGTGGCCGACGTGGCCGGCGGCCAGATCGAGCAGTTGTATACACTACCCGCCAATAGCTTTGAGGTAGGCTACAAGCTGCGCTTCAACGGGTTGACGGCGACCCTAGCCCAGGAGCCGGTAACGTTCACCTTCCTCGACCGGGTGCGCCAGACCGAGCAGGTGGCCAAGCAGAACCGCAACCACACCACCATCAACCACTACCTCGCTTCCGGCGACCATGCCGCCCTGACCGAGGCCTCCGAGAATCCGGAGGAAATAAAGATAACGGAGCCCGTGAAGTGGGCCGCCCACAAGCACGACTTCTTCGTGGCCGGCATCATTGCCGATAACCAGTTCAGCAACGGGCAGTTCAACTCCTCGGTGAACCTGGAGGACACGACCTACCTCAAGACCTTGAGCTCTACTTTGAGCATTCCAGCTGCCGACGTGCAGCAGGGCAAGGCTAACTTTCGCTTCTATTTCGGGCCGAACGCCTATAACATCCTGAAGGAAGTAACGCCCGGCTTCGACCGGAACGTGTACCTGGGCTGGGGCTTGTTCCGCTGGGTTAACCAGTTCGTGATTCTGCCCGTGTTCCACGTGCTGGAGAAATTCGTGAGCAGCTACGGCATCATCATCGCCCTGCTGGTGGTGCTGATTAAGCTAGTGACCTGGCCCCTGACCTATAAGACGTACGAGTCGCAGGCCCGCATGAAGGTGCTCAAGCCCGAGCTGGATGCCATCAAGGAAAAGTACCCCGACGACCAGATGAAGCAGCAGCAGGAGCAAATGAAGCTCTACCAGACCATGGGGGTCTCGCCGCTGAGCGGCTGCGTGCCCACGCTGCTGACCATCCCGATCCTGTTCGCCATGTTCCAGTTCTTCCCCAACGCCATTGAGCTGCGGCAGGAGCACTTCCTGTGGGCAAATGACCTGAGCACCTACGACGACCTGATCAAGCTGCCCTTCAACGTACCCTTCCTGGGCAACCACATCAGCTTGTTCACGCTGCTGATGACGATTTCGACCCTGGCCATGACTTACCAGAGCAACCAGGCCAACCCGGCGGCCATGCAGGGCCCGATGAAGTTTTACAGCTACCTCATGCCGCTGGTGTTCTTCTTCGTGCTTAACGACTTCGCCGCGGGCCTGACCTGGTACTACCTGGTTTCGAACCTGGTAACTCTGGGCCAGCAGGCCCTCACCCGCCGGTTCGTCGACGACACTAAGGTGCGCGCCAAGCTGGAAGCCAACAAGGTGAAGAACAAAGACAAGAAGCCTTCCGGCTTGGGTGCCCGCCTCGCCGACGCCATGAAAGCCGCCCAGGAGAAAGAAGCCCAGACTCGCCAGGCCGGCCGCAACACCGCCGCCGATGATACGGATGATTCTGACACTGAGCCCGGCACCGGTGCCTCGGATATTTCGCCCAAGCGCCCCCGCAAAACGCGCCGGTCGTAATTCGGAGCAGTAGCGTAGAAACGACAACGCCCTGTTGCCTTCCGGTAGCAGGGCGTTGTCGTTTTACGTGGTCTATATATAGAGTGAGGTAGCTCCCTACCCCTCAGTACCGCCTGTTGTTCTTTTCTGCAGCGACCTACCTTATATCCGGTTAACTAAGCCGAGTGAACAGCCAAGGCTTATGGATTGCACAAGGCCGTCATGCTGAGCGGAGCGAAGCATCTCTACCTCTGGCTAATTCCAACGCTTGCTCAGACGAAGCGGTAGAGATGCTTCGGCTGCGCTCAGCATGACAGTTAGTTTGGCAACGTCAGCCCGCGAGATGCTTCGCTCCGGTCTGCATGACGGCCTTTGAGTTGACGTTAGCAGTTCCTCTCTCCTGTCATTCCAAGCACAGTGAGAAATCTGGGTTATCCATCGGATGCCTTAACCCAGATTCCTCCTGTGTCGGAATGACAGATGGTGCTACTTGTATTGCTACTGCTCCTAGTACTATAACCAGACTTACTCTTTCCGCACCCGCTCCAGCACCAGCTGGTTCATGGGGTTGGGCGTGAGGCCCTGCACGTTGTTCTGGGTCAGGCGCACTACCTCATCGTAGTACACGGCAATAACGGGGCTTTCTTCTACCACGAGGCGGTCCATTTGCTGGTAGAGGGCGTAGCGCTTTTCGGTGTCTTGCTCCAGCTTGGCTTGCTGGTAGAGCTTATCGTAGGCGGCGCTTTTAAAATGGGTTTTGTTGGGGCCAGCCGGGGCGAAATTCTTGCTGTAGAACAGGGCCAGGTAGTTTTCCGCGTCGGGGTAGTCGCCGAGCCAGCTGCGGGTGAAGAAGGCGGCGCGGCCGTTGTCGATCAGCTCCCCGTGGGCGGCGGCCTGGTTGACGTCAATGTCCACCTGCACGCCTACTTCGGCCCACTTTTTCTGGTAGTACTCGCAATATTCCTTGGTTTCGGCCACGGTGCTCAGGCGCAGGCGCAGCGGTTTGCCGGGGCCGTAGCCCGCGGCGCGCAGCAGCTGCCGGGCTTTGTCGGGCTGGTAGGTGTAGCCGGGCACGAGGGTAGCGTTGAAGGAAGGCAGAGAAGCCGGCACGAAGCCCGAGTTACCGGGTTTGCCTACATTGTTCAGGAAGTAGGCCAGAAACTCGGGCTTGTTGAGGGCGTAGTTCAGGGCTTGGCGCACGCGCTTGTCCTGGAGGGCGCGGCCGGTTTCGGCATTGTCGCCGCGCAGGTTGGTGGGGTCCTGCTGCATGCCCAGGTACTCGGTATTAAGGTAGGGCACTTTCTGGAACCGGAATTTGCCCCGGAAGTCTTCCCGCACGGTGCCATCGGGGTAGAGAATTAAGTCGCGGGAGCCGCTGCGGATGCCACTCACAAAGTCGAGCTTGCCCTGCATAAACGTCAGGAACTCCGATTTGCGGTCCTGGATAAAGCTAATCTGCACCGCATCGAGGTAGGGCAGCTGTTTTCCTTGCGCGTCTTTTTTCCAGTAAGTGGGGTTGCGGTGGTAGATGATGGCGTTGCCCTCGTCCCACTCCTTGAACCGAAACGGCCCCGTGCCCACCGGATGCTCCCGGAAGTCTTTGCCGTATTTCTGCACGGCCTCCCGCGGCACCACGTAGGCGTAAGGCATGGTCAGGATGCCCAGGAATGGAATGAACGGCTCCTGCAAATGAATGCGCAGCGTGGAGTCATTCACGGCCACAAAGCAGGTATCCGATGGCTCGCCCTGGCTGTTTTCCAGCACTTTACCCCGGAAAATCCAGCCGCCGGGGCTGGCCGTGCCCCCATCTAGTAGCCGCCGGAAGCTGTACACGAAATCTTGAGCCGTAACGCGCCGCCCCTTGCCACCCGCAAACACCTCCGAATCGTGGAAAAACGCGTTGGGCCGCAGGGTGAAGGTGTAGCGCCGGCCGTCGGGGCTAATGTCGTAGCGGCGGGCCAAGGAAGGACCTGGCTTCAGGCTGTTATCCAATTCAACTAACCCATTGTAGAGCTGGGTCACGGCCCAGGTGTTGGCCTGGTTGCGGGCAAAGGCGGGGTCGAGGGAAGTAAGGCCTTCGGGTTGGTTGTAGCGAAACACCCGGCGCGCATCGGTGGTAGCGGTAGGGCCCGAGCAGGCGGCCAGCAGGGCGGTCAGGAGCAAAGCGGAACCAGCGGCGCAGCGCGAAAACGGGAGCATGGGAACGGCGAAACAGTGTATATTTGCAAAGGTATCCCACATCCGGGGTTTGCGGCCCCCCTGCGGCGCCTACCTAGCCTTTCTTTATGAACCTGACCTACTACGGCCACGCTTGCTTCCTGCTCGAAGCCGGTGGCAGCAAAGTGCTTTTCGACCCGTTCATCCGCCACAACCCGCTGGCGCAGAACGTGAACGTGGATAAAATTGAGGCGGATTTCATTCTGCTCAGCCACGGCCACGGCGACCATGTAGGCGACGCGGAGGAAATCGGGCAGCGCACCGGCGCCGACCTGCTCGGGATGGTGGAAGTGCTGGGCTGGTTTGAGCAGAAAGGCCTGAAGGCTACCTACTCCATGAACCTGGGTGGCACGGTAAAGCTGCCCTTCGGCACGGTGAAAATGGTAGCCGCCGCGCACTCCAGCTCCCTACCCGACGGCTCTTACGGCGGCTTAGCGGCCGGTTTTGTCATCGAAACCGAAGGCAAAACCTTCTACTTCGCCGGCGACACAGCTCTGACTTACGACATGAAAATCATTGGGGAGCGGCACCAGCTTGACTTTGCCATCCTACCCATTGGAGGCCACTACACCATGGGCGTGGACGATGCCTTAATTGCGGCCGACTGGACGGGTGCTCCCAAGGTTATTGGGATGCACTACGACACGTTCCCGCCCCTGGTTATCAACCACGAAGAAGCCAAAACCCAGGCCCAGCAGGCCGGCAAAGAGCTGGTGCTGCTGAACATTGGCGAAACGATTACGCTGTAAAAAGCAAGCAGCTCACTTCGGTTAGCTACCAGCTTTTTTTATTTCTTGCATTACCTGAGACAAGCTAACAGCTTCCCGCTGCTAGCCACCAGCTTCCAACCACATGGGCAAAATCATTGCGGTAGCCAACCAAAAGGGCGGGGTCGGTAAAACCACCTCCTCGATCAACCTCGCGGCCTCGCTGGCGGCGCTGGAATATCGGACCCTGCTCGTGGATGCCGACCCCCAGGCCAACGCCACTTCCGGCGTGGGCTTCGACCCGAAGGACATTCAGAACAGCATTTACGAGTGCATGGTAGACGGGATTAACGTGCAGGACATCATCCTGCAAACAACCCTGCTACCCCACCTCGACCTGATTCCCTCCCACATTGACCTGGTAGGGGCCGAGGTTGAGATGATCAACCTGCCCAACCGGGAGGAGAAGATGAAGGAGGCCCTGCGCCCCCTAGCCGATCAGTACGATTTTATCATCATCGACTGCTCCCCTTCCCTGGGCTTGATTACGGTAAACGCCCTTACGGCCGCGCACTCGGTGATTGTGCCGGTGCAGTGCGAATACTTCGCGCTAGAAGGTTTGGGTAAACTGCTGAACACCATCAAAATCATCCAGAGCCGCCTGAACGAGGAACTGGAGATTGAGGGCATTCTGCTCACGATGTACGATGTGCGTTTGCGCCTCTCGAACCAGGTAGTGGAGGAAGTAAAGCTGCATTTCCAGCAGTTGGTCTTCGATACCATCATTCCGCGCAACGTGAAGCTGTCGGAGTCGCCGAGCTTCGGTATTCCGGTTATTCTGCACGATGCGGAAAGCAAGGGCAGCATCAGCTACCTCAACCTGGCCCGCGAAATTGTGGAGAAGAACGTGGTTTCGGCTGACCCCGAGCAGGAGCAGGCCGCGGAAGACACGGCCGCGTAGCGCTACCGCAGATGGTTAGCCCCGGCAAGACGGCACTGAATCGTTCAACGACAGGTGCCATCTTGCCGGGGCTTTTTCTTTTCAGCATCGCCTTGTGCCACCCTATTACCCTTCTGTACTTAAACAATAGGTAGCTGACAGGTAGTGTTTCACGTTTTTTAAAGACGTGGAACAAAATTTCCCCGCCATCCCAGGCGTTTGTGTATTTTTGAATCCCGCTTTCGCCCCGTGCTATTGGGCGAGGGCTGATTGCAGGTATGTCAGAGAAAAACGAAGAGAAGAATACGCCGGCCGCGGCTTCCGCAGCCGCTAAGCGCAAGGTTGGCGGCTTGGGCCGGGGACTGAATGCACTGATTGAGGGCAGCTACGAGAAGAAAAGCGAGCGGCTGGGCTTGGTCCCGCATCCCGTCAATTCGGTGGGCCTGATTGCCGTGAATCAGATTGAGGCCAACCCCTACCAGCCCCGTACCCACTTCGACCAGGCGGCCTTGCAGGAGCTAGCCGAAAGCATCAAGCTGCAGGGCATCATTCAGCCCGTTACGGTTCGCCAAACCGGCACGAATGCCTACCAGCTTATTTCGGGGGAACGGCGTTTGCAGGCTTCCAAGCTGGCCGGACTCGATGCCATTCCGGCTTACATCCGCAAGGCTGATGACCAGCAGATGCTGGAAATGGCCCTCATCGAGAACATTCAGCGCGAGAACCTCAACGCCATTGAAATTGCCTTGAGCTACCAGCGCCTCGTGAGTGAGTGCAACCTGAAGCAGGAAGAGTTGGGCGACCGGGTGGGTAAAAACCGCTCTACCGTTACCAACTACCTGCGCCTGCTCAAGCTCCCCCCCGATATCCAGATCGGCCTGCGCGACAATGTTATCAGCATGGGCCACGCCCGGGCCCTGGTAAACGTGGAGGACACCGAGCAGCAGATTAACCTGTTCCGCCGCATCGTGGATGAGGACCTTTCCGTGCGCCGGGTGGAGCAGCTGGTGCGCGCCGGTGCCGGCGCTACCCCCGACACGGAAAAGAAGCCTACCCAACCAGCAGCCCCAATAGTACCGCCGGCGGAACTCAAGCGCGCCGAGCGTCACCTCTCGGAACGTTTCGGCAGCCGCGTGATGGTGAAGCCCGGGCCCCAAGGTCGGGGCGAAATCAAAATTGCCTTCGACTCAGTAGAGGACATGCAGCGTATTCTGCACATCCTGCAGCCCGCGTAAACCCTCTAGTTCCGCGCCTACCTGCTTGCCTGCTACGCAGGTGGTTTCAGGGCGCGGGCCGAAAATCTGCTCTTCGGCCCTCCCTGCTTGCCGTTAGACTAACCGGACAAACCAGGCGTTAGCCGATGGTAAGCTTTATGGCCGAAGTCATAGGGTCCGGGTTTCGAAAGCGTAGTCAACCTCACCTATCCGTAGCCTTCCCCTTGTTGTGGGCCCGAGCAGAAACACGATTTATGCACTGTTCACGTCTTTTCCTTCAGCTACTGCTTCTGGTTGGTTTGGTGCTGCTGGGAAAGAGTGCGCAGGCACAAACCGTCACGGCTGGCCCCGATTCAGCCCGGGTAGCTACCCAGGCTGTCCCCGATTCGTCGCGGCGCACGGAGCGGTTGCTGGGGATGCGCGTTACCCGGCCGCAAAAAGCTGCTCTACTGGCTTTGGTGCTACCGGGGGCCGGGCAGGTATATAATCACAAGTACTGGAAGCTGCCCTTGGTGTACGGGGCCATTGGGGGCACGGGCTACGGCTTGTACTTCTACCAGATACGCTACAAGGCCTACGCCAAGGCCAAAAACGAACTTCTCGCCGGCAAGACGGTAGCGCAGGTTACTAATAACCTAGTTGACGAGGTAAATGCTCAAGGCGTCCAAACGGGCCTGAATAACTACCGTACCTCCCGCGACACGTTTATTGCTTACACGGCCCTAGCCTACGGCATTACCATTCTGGACGCGTTGGTTGATGCCCACTTGCGCGACTTTGACATCAGCGAAGATTTAAGTTTGCGTCTTGACCCCGCCTTGCTTCCTTCTGCTTCACCAGTGCCACGCACAGGGCTGGCACTAACTTTCTACTTAAAATAGCGCACCTGCCTCCGGCGCTGCTTGTCCCAGCCGCCGCAACCAGCTGTCCGCTGCCAGCATTTTTTCAATGAAGCTCCTCCTGATTGGTTACGGCAAAATGGGCCGGGCCATCGAAGCCCAGGCCATTGCCCGGGGCCACCAGATAGCCGGCATCGTGGACCCTACCCGGCCCGATGTGCGCATCTCCGACTTTACAACCGAGCAGGTTGACGCGGCCATCGAGTTTACCCATCCCGACGCGGCCTTCCAAAATGTGGTAGCTTGTCTGAAACAGGGCATTCCGGTAGTATGCGGCTCCACCGGCTGGCTGCATCATTTTCCCGAGGCTCAGGCCTTGAGCCAGCAAACGACTACCCCCCTGTTCTATGCCTCCAACTACAGCGTAGGCGTAAACCTGTTCTTTCACTTCAATGAATACATAGCTGCCAAAATGCATCAGTTTGGTGGCTACGATGTGCAGGTCCGGGAGATTCACCATACCCAGAAGGTGGACCAGCCCAGCGGAACGGCCCTAACAACGGCGGAAGGCATCCTGCGTCATTTCCCCGGCAAAACCACGTGGCGCAACGAAGCAACTACTACCCCCACGGAGCTGGCCATTCTTTCGGAGCGCGAGGGGGCGGTAGTAGGTACCCACATCGTTACTTACTCCTCCCCCGCCGACAGCATTGAGCTTAAGCACGAGGCTCATACCCGCGAAGGCTTCGTGCAGGGCGCGCTGTTGGCGGCTGAGTGGCTTCCCGGTCGCCAGGGCGTATTCGGCATGAAGGACTTGCTGGGCTTGTAATGGGTGAAGATGCGCAAGGTGAAAGTGTGAAAAATGCTTCTTTCACACTTTCACCTTGCGCAACTTCACCGCTTCCCGCATTATTTCGCATCTTCCGGCGTTCATCCGGAAAGAGGCCGGCGCGTGCCGGCTGTTCGTATTTTCTGGCCTCTGATTCATTATGGCAGTACAATCCTGGGAGAAATACCTCGAGAAGAATAAGCCGGCGCCCGCGCCTCCCGCAGGAGAACCTAAAAAGCGCAAGAGCGTGGTTAGGGAATGGGGCGATGCCATTTTGTTTGCGGTGGTGGCGGCTACGCTTATCCGCTGGGCCACCTTTGAGGCCTACACCATCCCGACGCCCTCCATGGAGCACTCTCTGCTAGTGGGCGATTATCTGTTCGTGAGCAAGCTGCACTACGGCCCGCGCACGCCCCAAACGCCCCTGCAGGTGCCCCTAACGCACCAAACTATCTGGGGAACCAGCCTGAAAAGCTACTCTGACCTAATTCAGCTGCCGAGCTACCGTCTGCCGGGTTTCTCAGAGGTGAAGAATAACGACGTGGTGGTATTCAACGTGCCCTTCGAGGCGGAGCATCCCGCCGACTTGCGCACAAACTACATCAAGCGCTGCATTGCTATTGCCGGCGACGTGCTGGAAATTAAACAGGGGCAAGTGTTTGTGAATGGAAAGCAGGCTGCTAATTATCCGGAGATGCAGAGCAGCTACTTTCTGCAAGTACCGCAGCCCAACGACGACCTAGCCGACGCCTTCAAGCGCTTTGGTGTGTGGGAGCAAAGCTCCCCCGATGGCATGCCCTTTCAGATGCAGACGGCCCAATACGGGCTGGGTTACGAGGTGCACATGACCCAAGCTGCTTACGAGTACTTCAAGCAGCAGCCTTACATCAAGGGCATCATTGATTTGAAGACGCCCGTGGGCCAGCCCGAGCGCCAGCAGGTGTTCCCCAACAACCCCGACTCGCCCTATAGCCAGCCCCTAACTACCCCGCCCTTCCCTACCTGGAACAAGGACAACTACGGGCCTTTGCAAATCCCGAAAGAGGGCCAGACGGTGCAGCTAACCCCGCAGAACTCGCCCATCTACCAGAAAATCATTCTGCGCTACGAGCATAATGAAGGCATGAGCGTGGATGCCAGCGGCCAGATTCTGCAGAACGGTCAGCCTCTGAAGAGCTACACGTTTAAGCAGAACTACTACTTCATGATGGGCGACAACCGCCACAATTCGCTCGACTCCCGCTTCTGGGGCTTCGTGCCCGAAGACCACATTGTAGGCAAAGCCGTGCTTATCTGGATGTCCGTAGATCCTACTGCTTCCTTCGCCCAGAAAATCCGCTGGAACCGCTTGTTCGACCTAGTCAATTAACATCACGGATTTAACCAGATTTGTCGGATACCACCACGGATTCGTTCTAGACATGACCTACTTCTGAAGCCGGATAAATAGAACTTGAAAAACAAAAAGGGCCTTCCAGCTGGAAAGCCCTTTTTTGTTGTGACATGTTGGACGCAGAACAGATCCGTGGCATTCGACAAATCCGGCTAAAACTGTGCTTTACCAATTGATGGGAGCTTGACCGTGTTGCTCTAGGTAGGCATTGGTTTGGCTGAAGGGCCGGGAGCCAAAAAAGCCCCGATCGGCGGCGTAGGGTGAGGGGTGAGCGGCTTTGAGCACCAAATGTTTGCGGGTGTCGATGATTTCACCTTTTTTCTGAGCGGAAGCTCCCCAGAGAATAAATACGACGTTTTTCTTGTGGTCGGAAATCTGTTGAATAACGGCATCGGTAAACTGCTCCCAGCCCTTTTTCTGGTGACTGGCCGGCTCCCCAGCTCGCACCGTCAGGGTGGCGTTCAGCAGTAGCACACCCTGCTGAGCCCATCGGTCGAGGTTGCCGTTGGGAGCGGGTGGGGTACCGGGCAAATCGCTCTGCAGTTCCTTGAAAATGTTCTGCAGGGAAGGCGGAGTCCGGACGCCTTCAGCCACCGAAAAACTCAGGCCGTGCGCCTGCCCCTTGCCGTGGTAGGGATCTTGGCCCAGAATAACCACCTTCACCTCATCAAAGGGGCAGGCGTCGAAGGCGTGAAATATCTGCGGGCCGGGCGGATACACCGTGGCGGTTGCGTATTCGCCTTTTACAAAGGCAATGAGGTGGTTGAAATACGGCTTTTCGAATTCGGCCGCTAGGACCTTGCGCCAGCTTTCTTCTATCTTTACAGACATACGGGAGAGGATTATTTTTTCGGTTGAGTGGGCCTTGCAGTGCAGTGGCTACGTAGATAAACCAAATTCCGCATACGGCTGTTAGCTTTTTCTACCCGTACCCCAGGCGCTATGAATACCATTTCCACCCAGGGAGTAACCGTTAGCGTTACCACCAACTACCTACCCGACTACTCCAGTCCGGGTCAGGAACACTACGTTTTTGCTTACAAAATTGATATCCGCAACGACAGCGAATACACGGTTAAACTGCTGCGTCGTCACTGGTACATCTACGACGCCAACGGGGTTGTTCGGGAGGTGGAGGGCGAAGGCGTAGTGGGCCAGCAGCCCGTGCTGGAGCCCGGCGAGTCGCACCAGTACGTGTCGGGCTGCAACCTAAAGTCGGGGCTGGGCAAGATGCGCGGCACCTACCAAATGGAGCGCCTCATGGATGGCAGCGAGTTTACGGTCGAAATTCCGGAGTTTACCTTGGTGGTGCCTTACCGCCTCAATTAGCGCAGTTGGCGCTTGCTAGCCTGCACCTTTAGCCGCTCCGAGCTTTCGGGGCGGCTTTTTTGTGCCTGGCTGCTCCCTCTGATTTCCTAGCCGGCTTCGACGGCGCGTGCTGTATCTTCGCCCCAGCAGTTTCTTTCATTTTACCACAACTCGCCCGCGCCGGGTTCTTGCGCTTCTCCGCCGTTGCTATTTCAGATTCTCAGCTACCTCCGCTTTCTGGCCGGGTCCGGTAACGCGCACGGGCTCCATTCGCCGTTTGTATTCGGCCTGTACGCGCACGTAGTCAACCACAGCGGGCATTTCGCGGCGTATGAGGCCGTAGAAACCCGGCGCCAGGAGCTGTTAGCCGACCCTACCTCTATTCAGGTGCGGGACTTCGGAGCGGGCTCTCACACTGGGGCGGGCCGCACCCGCCGCCTGCGCGATATTGCCCGGACAGCCGCCAAGCCGCCCAAGCTGGGGCAGCTGCTATTCCGCCTAGTCAACCACTTTCAGCCGCGCACCATTGTGGAGCTGGGTACCTCCCTGGGCCTGACAACCGCCTACCTCAGCGCCGCCAACTCAAGGGCCCGCGTACTCACCTTCGAGGGCTGCCCTCAAACTGCCGCCGTTGCCCGCCAGACCTTTCAGCAGCTGGAGCTGCCGGCCGTGGAGCTCATAGAAGGCAACTTGGATGATACCCTAGCCCCTACCCTCGCCGCACTACCCACGCCCGTCGACTTTGCCTTCTTCGACGGCAACCACCGCTACGAGCCCACAGTGCGCTACTTCGAGCAGCTGAACCGCTACCGCACCGACTTAAGCGTGTTCGTGCTGGACGACATTCATTGGTCCGAAGAAATGGAGCAGGCCTGGGCTACTATCAAGCAGCACCCCGACGTGACTGTTACCGTGGATCTGTTTTTCATCGGCCTAGTTTTCTTTCGCCGAAATCAGCCAAAACAGCATTTTTCGCTTCGTTTTGATAACCCGTTTGATAACCTGTTAGAGCGAGTTAAATGGCTTGCTTCGTAGTGGTAAGCTCAACCGCAAGAGAATTACTAAAATAAATAGCAAAACAAAGCCGCCGAATACTAGTATATTTGGCATACGTGCGGTTGTCACCCCGCCAACACGGCTGCCTTAAAAGCAGTGAAGCCCGTGTTGTAGCACGGGCTTCGGGATAAGTAGGGTGTTTAGGCCACCCTCAAATCCATTGGTATGGGACAGGGTCGTACTGACATGGATGGGCTTCGTTTCCAATGCTCCATTCATGTGACCACTACTTTTGTAGTAAAGGTAGTGGCCGCTTTAGGCGGAATGGGAGGTTTGTACCTCCTGTTTAATCCTTAGCGGTAACGGTAGCAGGGGGCGGTAAGCCTCCTGCTACTTTTGTTTTCAACGAAGCAAATATACTGGATGTTTTGGCAAACAAGTTATACCATTCGTTGGGGGTTTCCGGCTAGCAAATTGCCAGGCTCCCCTACCTGCAACTAAGCTACCGGATGGCCTGGCGCACGCGCGTGAGCTTCACGAGCAAATCTTCGAGCCGGTCCAGGGCCAGCATGTTGGCCCCGTCCGATTTGGCGGTGGCCGGCGTGGGGTGGGTCTCGATAAACAGGCCGTCGGCGCCTACGGCAATGGCAGCTTTGGCAATGGTTTCAATGAGTTGGGGCTTGCCGCCCGTCACGCCGCTGCTCTGGTTGGGCTGCTGCAGGGAATGGGTCACGTCCATCACCACGGGCACGCCAAACTCGCGCATAGCGGGCAGGTTGCGGAAGTCCACTACCAGGTCGGAGTAGCCGAAAGAGTTGCCCCGGTCGGTCAGAATCACGTTTTCGTTGCCCGACTGGCGCACCTTGTCCACGGCAAACTGCATGGATTCGCCGCTCAAGAACTGCCCTTTCTTCACGTTCACGACTTTTCCGGTTTTGGCGGCGGCTACCAGCAAATCCGTTTGCCGGCACAGGAAAGCCGGAATTTGGAGCACATCCACGTACTCGGCGGCCAGCGCGGCTTCCTCCGACTCGTGAATGTCCGTCACGGTAGGCACCCCGATTTCCCGCCCTACTTTCTGCAGAATGCGCAAGGCTTTTTCGTCGCCGATGCCCGTGTAAGAATCGAGGCGGGAGCGGTTGGCTTTGCGGTAAGAGCCCTTGAAGATGT of Hymenobacter sublimis contains these proteins:
- the ung gene encoding uracil-DNA glycosylase; its protein translation is MSVKIEESWRKVLAAEFEKPYFNHLIAFVKGEYATATVYPPGPQIFHAFDACPFDEVKVVILGQDPYHGKGQAHGLSFSVAEGVRTPPSLQNIFKELQSDLPGTPPAPNGNLDRWAQQGVLLLNATLTVRAGEPASHQKKGWEQFTDAVIQQISDHKKNVVFILWGASAQKKGEIIDTRKHLVLKAAHPSPYAADRGFFGSRPFSQTNAYLEQHGQAPINW
- the apaG gene encoding Co2+/Mg2+ efflux protein ApaG, with the translated sequence MNTISTQGVTVSVTTNYLPDYSSPGQEHYVFAYKIDIRNDSEYTVKLLRRHWYIYDANGVVREVEGEGVVGQQPVLEPGESHQYVSGCNLKSGLGKMRGTYQMERLMDGSEFTVEIPEFTLVVPYRLN
- a CDS encoding O-methyltransferase, which gives rise to MLFQILSYLRFLAGSGNAHGLHSPFVFGLYAHVVNHSGHFAAYEAVETRRQELLADPTSIQVRDFGAGSHTGAGRTRRLRDIARTAAKPPKLGQLLFRLVNHFQPRTIVELGTSLGLTTAYLSAANSRARVLTFEGCPQTAAVARQTFQQLELPAVELIEGNLDDTLAPTLAALPTPVDFAFFDGNHRYEPTVRYFEQLNRYRTDLSVFVLDDIHWSEEMEQAWATIKQHPDVTVTVDLFFIGLVFFRRNQPKQHFSLRFDNPFDNLLERVKWLAS
- the kdsA gene encoding 3-deoxy-8-phosphooctulonate synthase, coding for MIQALANVLPHFRHTDSGQFFLMAGPCVIEGEDMALRIAEQVRTLTDKLQIPYIFKGSYRKANRSRLDSYTGIGDEKALRILQKVGREIGVPTVTDIHESEEAALAAEYVDVLQIPAFLCRQTDLLVAAAKTGKVVNVKKGQFLSGESMQFAVDKVRQSGNENVILTDRGNSFGYSDLVVDFRNLPAMREFGVPVVMDVTHSLQQPNQSSGVTGGKPQLIETIAKAAIAVGADGLFIETHPTPATAKSDGANMLALDRLEDLLVKLTRVRQAIR
- the lepB gene encoding signal peptidase I translates to MAVQSWEKYLEKNKPAPAPPAGEPKKRKSVVREWGDAILFAVVAATLIRWATFEAYTIPTPSMEHSLLVGDYLFVSKLHYGPRTPQTPLQVPLTHQTIWGTSLKSYSDLIQLPSYRLPGFSEVKNNDVVVFNVPFEAEHPADLRTNYIKRCIAIAGDVLEIKQGQVFVNGKQAANYPEMQSSYFLQVPQPNDDLADAFKRFGVWEQSSPDGMPFQMQTAQYGLGYEVHMTQAAYEYFKQQPYIKGIIDLKTPVGQPERQQVFPNNPDSPYSQPLTTPPFPTWNKDNYGPLQIPKEGQTVQLTPQNSPIYQKIILRYEHNEGMSVDASGQILQNGQPLKSYTFKQNYYFMMGDNRHNSLDSRFWGFVPEDHIVGKAVLIWMSVDPTASFAQKIRWNRLFDLVN
- the dapB gene encoding 4-hydroxy-tetrahydrodipicolinate reductase, with product MKLLLIGYGKMGRAIEAQAIARGHQIAGIVDPTRPDVRISDFTTEQVDAAIEFTHPDAAFQNVVACLKQGIPVVCGSTGWLHHFPEAQALSQQTTTPLFYASNYSVGVNLFFHFNEYIAAKMHQFGGYDVQVREIHHTQKVDQPSGTALTTAEGILRHFPGKTTWRNEATTTPTELAILSEREGAVVGTHIVTYSSPADSIELKHEAHTREGFVQGALLAAEWLPGRQGVFGMKDLLGL